The proteins below come from a single Miscanthus floridulus cultivar M001 chromosome 1, ASM1932011v1, whole genome shotgun sequence genomic window:
- the LOC136545839 gene encoding probable steroid-binding protein 3 yields MEIAEDLQAYTGLTPGAAATILALMVATYLLVSSLFVAPAPAPPPKDPQQQREGEKAQEEKEEEEPMPFVYPDPVEVGVVTLEQLSAYDGKDPAKQILIAIRGQVYDVSRGRLFYGPQGPYSLFAGRDATRALALMSFDPNDLTGDLDGLSPDELEVLQDWEEKFKERYPRVGHLACQDAAGSGQ; encoded by the exons ATGGAGATCGCGGAGGACCTGCAGGCCTACACGGGCCTCACGCCCggggccgccgccaccatcctcgCCCTCATGGTGGCCACCTACCTCCTCGTCTCCTCCCTCTTCGTCGCCCCCGCACCCGCGCCGCCCCCCAAGGACCCCCAGCAGCAGCGCGAGGGGGAGAAGGcacaggaggagaaggaggaggaggagccgatgCCTTTCGTGTATCCGGACCCCGTGGAGGTGGGCGTGGTCACGCTCGAGCAGCTCAGTGCGTACGACGGCAAGGACCCCGCCAAGCAGATCCTCATCGCCATCCGCGGCCAGGTCTACGACGTCTCCCGCGGGAG GCTCTTTTATGGCCCTCAGGGACCATATTCCTTGTTTGCTGGGAGGGATGCAACCCGGGCCCTGGCATTGATGTCATTTGACCCAAATGACCTCACCGGGGATTTGGACGGCCTAAGCCCCGATGAGCTGGAGGTGTTGCAAGATTGGGAGGAAAAATTCAAGGAGAGGTATCCGAGGGTGGGTCACCTTGCCTGTCAAGACGCAGCAGGCAGCGGTCAGTAA